The genomic region AATCTGATCCCTTATATCAAAGGAAGACCGGTTTTGCTTTCCGGGGGTTGCTGCCGTTTGAATGGGCTCATGGGTGGATTCATCGACCCGGAGGATTTTCCAGGCCTGAAGGGTGTTGTAATAAGTCTTGATACCTTGCTGGTTGGTAACCGCTCTTCCCTTCAGATTGATGTTAACCTCGACGTAGTCTCCTACTTTGTAGTGGTCGAGGATCTGACATTTATCATGGTTAAACTCGAGTTTCAGATATTCCGGGAACTGAGAATTTTCGATATGTTCGATAACAAATTCGCGTTTTCTGAATTTTTCGTTGACCTGATGTGTGGTATAAATCTCTACAATCTTTCCCTGAAGTGTAATTGTCATTTTAAAAGTAGTCCGTTTCTGTCTGAATGATAAAGTTTTATGTATGAATGAATGATTGAAAGGCAAAAATTAAATATTTTTCCCCTAATCACAAAATCAGGTCTGTTTTTATCCAGGTTGGCACCATGATGATTTCCCGTTTAACCCTTCTCTTTTCCTTTCTGATCCTGACCGGTTGGTTGTTTGCAGCCTGTTCTCATTCAACCGAAGACCGGTTACCGGTTCAAAGAGAAAAACTGACCGATATTTTGTTTGACCTTCAATTGGCCGAGGGCCGTTCGCTGGCCAGACTGGAACGGGATACCGTACAAACCGACCTGAAGGCATTGGTTTTAACCCACCACGGGGTCAGCAAGGAGTTGATGGATTCAGCCCTCTTTCTGCTTTCAACAGACCCGGCACTTTTCAGAGAAATCCAGCAGGAAATACAGGAAAGACTTTCACGGGTGGACCGGTCCCTCAATCAGTCCGCCAACTGATCTCATGATCCATGCCTCGTCTGTCAATACTCAGTAATCCCTGCCGGTAAGACCAGTCAATTATTTTTCTGAGGTGGTATCCTGAAACAGGTTCTGAAACATCTGAACGGATCCACATGGCACCTACTGTTGCTTCCAGATCTGAAAACAGAATCGACTCTTGTTTTTTCAGGCATTTCGCTACCTGATCAAACTCGTTCAGGGTGAAGGATCGTGATGGTCCCGATCTGCAGGCGTCACACAATCCGCAGCGGAAGGCTTTTCCCGTGCCCGTCAGATGGGAGACCAGTGCAGCCATCCGGCACCCTTTACCGGTCAGATATAGATTCCAGAATAAAAGTCGCTGCAATTCCGCCCGGAAAAAGGCTGTTGCCCATTCACCAAAGTTCTGACGTTCACCGGGTCCTTCCGGAATGGTTAACAACGCCTCATGGCTATCATCACACACCATCACACCCATCGGCTTTAGCCTTCCGAGACACTGCAAGGCCTGCTGAAGAGTCATCTGGCAATCCTTCGACAGACGTTCCAGATCCACGCCGGTGGGTTGCCTGGTCAGCTGCCCTCCCACCATGTGCAACATTCTGTCAATCAGGAGATTGTCCTTTTCATCCGGAAAAGTCAGGTAAAAAATTTCCTCGGGAATCTGAACCAGCACCCGGTTCTGAATCTTTCCGGCTACCGGTACGGACCAGGGATTTCTTCTGATCATGTCGGCAACGATGCGCCTGGCGGTTATCGATCGCGGGTGTGGAGGCCAGCGCCCGCCCTCATGAATCATTTTCCTCAGATCATGAATTCCAGCCTCTGCGTCTGCCACATCAGCCGGTTCAAGAAACATGGCAGCCCAACAGGTTTTTCCATCCCGGCCGCCCCGACCCGATTCCTGGAGGTAATCCTCGGTCAGAACCGGCACATCCAGATGAATTATCAACCGGATATCTGGCTTATCCACCCCCATTCCAAAAGCGCTGGTGGCAACCATTACCGGGGTTTCATTGGATAAAAACCGGTTTCCGGACTGTCTGCGCAGATCTGCGGGCATGCCGGCATGGTAACAGGCCGTGGCCACGCCCGCCTGATTCAGCACTTGCCCCAATTGTTCAGTCTGACGCCGGCTGCGGGTGTAAATAATGGATGAACCTGGCCTTGCTTGCAGGGTCTGAACAAGAAACTGAACCTTTGATGGGACTTCCCGCAACTGGTAAGACAGATTCGTCCGGTACAGATCACCGGTCAAAACCTCCAGCTTTTCCAATCCGAACTGAGCAGCAATCAGATCTACCAGATCGGGGGCCGGTGTTGCAGATAGCGCCAGAAAACGGCTTTCCGGAAACCGTTGGAACGGATACACCAGTTTCAGGTAGGAAGAACGGAATGATTTTCCCCATGTACTCATGCAGTGAACTTCGTCCAGAACCAGCAACAAGGAAGGTATCTGGCTGGCAACGGCCTCTCCGACACCCGATATCCACCGTTCAGGGGAAAGAAACAGGACTCCCCAGTCAGATGTGAGAAAGCAGTTAAGCGCACTTTTATTTTCGTCCGCAGATTGCAGCCCATGCATGGACCACGAAGGAATATTCAATTCTGAGCAACGTCGAAGCTGATCAGAGATCAGAGCAATCAGTGGAGAAATAACCACGGTTTTTAATCGGTAAAAGGTGGTTGGGACCTGGTACAGCAGGGTTTTTCCCATACCAGTCGGCAGAAAGGCCGCCACATAACGGTCCGAATACAAGCGGTCAATCACCTGCCGTTGCAGAGACCGGAAAGAGGGCAAACGGTAAACCTCACGGAGGTGTTCCGTTAACGGATCATTCATAAGGATGTAGGTCAGAAACTCAGGATACGAACCGGTCAACCAGCACAAAAGCCATCAGAACCAGCGCAATTGCTGAATTGATCTGAAAAAAGGCCATGTGAATTTTTGAAAAATCACCGGGATTGACCAACCGGTGTTCAATGACTAACAAAAGTCCCACCACTACCACTCCAAGGTAATAAATGGGTCCGGCTGGCGATAACAACCCTGCTACAAGAAGCAGCAACACCATGAGAACATGAAGGAATTTTGCCAATATCAGAGCCTGATCAGGACCAAACCTGGCCGGAATGCTGAACAATCCAGCCGACCGGTCGAAATGCATATCCTGGCAGGAATAAATGATATCAAATCCGGCAATCCATACCATCACAGCCAGACCAAGCACAATCGACACCAGACCGAAAGATCCGGTAATGGCCAGCCAGGCACCCACAGGAGCCAAACCGATTCCCATTCCGAGGATCAGATGGGCCAACCAGGTGAATCGCTTGGTGAAGGAGTACAGGAAGATGATCAGCAAGGCAACCGGGGACAGGTAAAAACAGAGCGGATTTAATTGCCAGGCAGAAAAGATAAAAAGGAGAGAACTGATCAGAATCAGTACAGCCACTGCCTGTCGCGAGATCAGACCGGCCGGGATTTCCCTTCCTGCCGTTCGCGGGTTTTCTTTATCGATCGGAGCATCAACCAGCCGGTTGAACCCCATGGCGGCACTTCTGGCCGACACCATGGCCACCACAATCCAAAGAATACGCGACAGAAGGGTTTCTGAACCGGTCCATTCCCATGATGCAAAAACCACGCTGATCAGGGCAAATGGGAGTGCAAATACCGAATGGGAAAATTTTATCAGGCTTCCGTAGGTTTTAACCTGTTGGGCCCACTGCATCGGTCAGCTCAGTACCTGTTCTTTCGGGATGGTAATGGTAACCGTGGTTCCGATCCCCAGCTCAGATTCCATTGCCAGATTTCCCCCATGCAGATCGGCAATTACTTTTGCAAGTTTAACCCCATAACCCATTGATCCGCGCGAAGCAATCGGTTTACCGGCTTTGCCAAAGTCTGCGGTAATGATTGGAATGTTTTCTGCAGGGATACCTATACCAGTATCAGAAATCCGGACGATAAAATCTGTATCGGTAATCTGTGAAGTCAGGTTAACGGTTCCACCCACCTTATTGTACTTTACAGCATTGGAAAACAGATTGAGGAGCAATTGTTTAAACCGGTTCGGATCCACTTTGATCAGATCGATTCTGTTGTCAAAAGTGGCATTAACCTTCACCTGCCGCTGTTCGATATTGAATTCGAGAATGGCGAGGACGGTTTCGACAAGATCCGAAAAAGAAACCAGTTCCCGGTGCAAACCACCCTGATCGGATCCCGGACGAGACAATTCAATCATTTCCATCAGCATGGACATGATGTGCCGGGCTGATTTATCAATGATTTCAAGGTATTTCCGGTTTTTATCCTCATCGGTCCGGTTCTGGTTAATCATATCGGCATAACCGATAATGACCGAAAGCGGTCCTTTGAGTTCATGATTCAGGTTGGTCAGAAACCGTACATTTTCCTGCGGAAGTGTTTGGCCCTGAGTGGCGTCCTTGAGCAGTTTTTCATTCAGGCTGACCAGCTGATCGATGATTTCGCGGGTGGTCCTGTGATCGGTGATGGTTATTTCGTTGCCCGAAATGCTGTTCGTACGGCATTCCTTCAGGATTTTGACGGGATTGTAGCCAGTCAGATTTACCGATAACTCCTGTGAATCTTCCTGTTTTTCATTCACGCGCATGGGACAATCACGGCCATGGCATTTGAAAATATCAAGACACTTTTTGTCCTGAAGAATCTTGGTGTTGCTGAACAGAATGGTATGAACCGAGGAATCCCAGGAGATAAGTTTCAGTTCATGATCAGAAAGCAGTTTTGCTTTTTGTGCATACCGGTTTTCATGGGCTTCCTTGATAGAGGCATACAGCCTTATCTGGGACCGGATACGGGCATTTAACTCCCTGAAATCGAATGGCTTGGTGATATAGTCTTCAATACCGGAATCGAATCCGGCCAGTTTGTCATCCAGTTCAGACTTGGCAGTCAGCAGAATGACCGGGATCATCCGGGTGGTTTCGTCAGCCTTTAATTCTCTGGCCACTTCAATTCCGGTTTTTCCGGGCATCATCACATCAAGAACCACGCAATCGGGTTGTTCTGCCTTTACCGTTTCATACGCCTTCAGGCCGTTTTCCAGAGTGATGACATCATAATCCTCACAATTGAGCTGTATGTTCAGCGCATCCAGCAAATAAAAATCGTCGTCAACCACAACGACTTTTGGCCGTTTACTCATAAAAATCCTCTTTCATACGGTAAGACAAGGGTGAAGGTTGATCCCACTCCGACTTCACTTTCGAGTTCAAGCTTCCCACCCAATAAGGTTGCCAGTTTCTGGCTGATGGACAATCCCAATCCGGTTCCACCGGCTTTTCGGGATGCAGATCCGTCTACCTGACGGAAACTTTCAAAAATGATGTCTTTGGCTTCTTCCGGGATGCCGGTACCGGTATCTTTTACAGAAATATAGATGAAATCTCCACGGCTTTCAAATGAGATAAAGATTCCACCTTCCTCGGTAAACTTAAGGGCATTGGAAATCAGATTAATCAGAATCTGTTTCACCCTTATTTCATCCGTCATGAGGATGACCCGGTCCTTGGGAGGCAGTACCTGCAGCTGAATTCCCTTCTGCTGGCTCTGAAGCTCAAAAGTCGAGGAAGCTGCCTGAATGATACTCTGAAGATCCACTTCAGTTTTATGAATGGTCATCATGCCTGCCTCGATCTTGGACAAATCGAGAATGTCATTGATCAGGTTCAGCAGGTGCTTGCTCGACATTTTAATACGGTCCACCGACTTTTTCTGCCGATCATTGAATGTTTCATAATCACGCAGCAGAATATCTGTATAGGCAATAATCGAAGTAAGCGGGGTGCGCAGCTCGTGACTCATGTTGCTGAGGAATTCCGATTTCAGAGCCTGAGCCTGTTGCGCCTTCCGGGTTGTTTCCTGTTCGAGTGTGTAGAGACGGGCATTTTTCAGAGCAATGGAAATGAATGGGGTCAGCATTTCCAGATAGGCCCGATCCCGTTCATTATACCCTTCCTTGCTGATTTTGTTAATCAGCTGAACCACCCCGATTCCGGCGGCATCGGGTGAAACCAGAGGGGCACAGAGAATGGATTCGGTCACGTGCTTAAGCATGTCGTCAACCGACTTGTCGTGCCGTTCATCCTTTTTGGTGTTGTTTACGATCTGGCTTTTCTTGTTTGAAAAAACCCAGCCGGCAATCCCTTTCGTGCTGGGCATTCTGAAACCTTCGATCGATTTGTGTTCTTCACTGGCCACCATTTTGATTACCAGTTCATCGGTCTCATCATCGTAGAGAAATAAAGAGGCATCTTCGCATTTGGTCGCTTCCACCAGACTGCGAAGGATGGTTTTCAGCAGCGATTCCTGCTCGAGAACCGATGTGATGGCCTGTCCCAGCAGGTTGATGGTCTGCAATTCCTGATTGGTGCGTTCCAGATCCTGACTGTGCATGAAAATCTGCTCTTCCATCTGGCGCTTCTCTATCTCAAATGAGATTTTATGCGCCAGGAAGTACAGCATATCTTCTTCAAAAGTTGAAATGGTCATGACCTGCTTGCTGGCTGCAAATAACACACCGTAAGGTTCATGACGGATAATAATCGGTGTACTGAAAAAGGTGGAAAAACCCAGATGCTGATAAACCGGGTGATTGACATATTTCCGCATGGTGAAGGGGTTCTTCATATCCATGTTTTGTTTCTGATCGCTACCCTTCACCGTCACTTTCAGCTGGTCCAATGAAGGGAACTGATCACCCGGAACCAGAATATTTTCACGGTCATAAATGTATTCCAGGACGAGGAAATCCCCTGAGCTCCGTCCCATCCCGATGGTTTCGATATTCAGCAGGTCGGAAACCACTTTAAAAATATTGAGCATCATGGTCTGCTGATCGGTGTACCGGCTCAGCATGACCTCGACCACACGCCTCAGCTTGGTATCAATGTTTCCAAGCTGTTCACCCTTTTTCTGGATATCGGTCGATTTCTGACTGATGATTTTGCGGTCAACATTGACCTGCTTCTCAAGAATATCGACCCGTTCCTTCAGTTGAAGACGACTGATCTGTACACTCAGTTGGGTTTTCAGGTAGTCGGCTGCTGCCGGATTCCTGAACATGGCGGGAAGATTGCTGTCATAAAAACACGCCAGAAGAAACTGCGGATCCGTGCCCGATCCCAAAGGGAAAATGATGGCCTGATGCAATTGTTTGGTGGCAATTTCCTCCATAAACTCAAGACAGATCGGGGCTTCCTCCACATTCTGGGAAACCAGAATATCACGTGAAATCAGACAGGAATTCAGCACACCCCCTTCATTCCGGTGGGTATAAAACATGGACACCGATTTGAGAAGCCGGGGCGTGAGGTTGAAATGACTGACAAGAGTGAGGTTTTCGGCCGCTTTGTTATACTCATACAACAAAACGAGTGTGCAACCCAGGTCATTTCCGAAAAACTGACAAATGGCAGACTGACCTTCTGCGAGACTGACCTCTGAGACCAGGAGTTGGTTGATCCCTCCCAATATCTCCTGAGTCAGTCCGGTCCGGTTGCTTTCCTGTGGTGCTAATGCCATATCTGCTTAAGGTAACAATGAAAATCCCAATTTTCAAAGGATTCCTGGAATGGTCCCGACATCGATTTTGAATTTCTTAATGTTTATCTTTCCGTGGAAGCAATAAAAAAAGCAGGTTTACGTGGATGAATTCAAACAAGTCCGGTTAAGGAATCAGGTTCCGCCCTTGCTGGGACTGATCGATCTGGCCGTTCGTTTCCAGAGTCTGAACAAGGAAATCACCGGATACGCGCAGGATTCCATCTGGTATATTAACAAATACCTGCCTGAGATAACCGATCTGGCAGTCTATTTTCCAGATAGCCGTACCGGACGGCTGGAACTGACCATTGATGCCATCAAAAACCGCAGGCTGGCCGGAACCCGGCTGTTCAGGGTTCAGGAAGGAATGCCCTGGGATGTGTATCTGAGCGGATTCAGCCAGATGATTCCCGACCTGTCTGCTGAACCCGATTTTCAGGCGGGCGACTCACCCGGATCGGCCACCGGCAGCTATTTCTGTATCCCCGTCGAACAAAGTAACCTGAAACGGGTTGGGGTGATCGCCCTCTACAGCAAGGAAGTCCAGTTTTTTGATGAACATACCTGCATCATTCTTGGAAAACTTTCCACCCTGCTCGGAATCGGTCTCGAAACCTACTACTCTCTGAAAGAAGCCATTGAAAAATCCTTCCGTGATGAACTGACCGGTGCCTATAACCGCCGGTTTTTCAATGAGCAATATGATCATGAAGTTTACCGCCACAAACGGTATAAAAGCCCATTTTCGGTTCTGATGCTCGATATTGATCATTTCAAGAAACTGAATGACACGTATGGACATGCCATCGGAGACGTGGTGTTAAGGCATGTTTCCCGCACCATTAATGAGAACATCAGGAAAAGTGATCTGATGTCGAGATACGGTGGCGAAGAATTCATTGTATTTTTGCCAGACACCTCACGGTCAAACGCACGGCTGGTAGCCGAAAAAATCAGGGCCGGTATTGAAAAACTGACAGATTCCGGTATACAGGAACTTGTCATCCTTGAAAATAAAGTGACCGTATCCATCGGAATCGGTTCCTATCCGGAACACGCCGAGGACAAACAGGAGTTAATAGAGGCAGCAGATCGGAACCTGTACCGGGCTAAGCACAACGGCCGGAATCAGGTTATTGACCAGTAAGATTTAAAAGCGGAACCTATGGACAGAGCATTCGGAACAGAAACAACCATTGACGACTCAATCATTCTCAGTCATGCCTGGGACAAAATTCAGAAGGGCGAACGGTTTTCCTTTGAAGAAGGACTGGATCTGTTTTCAGTCCGTGACCTGACTCCCCTGGGAATTCTGGCTGATAAGGTTCGGAGACTGAAGAACCCCACGGGTTCGGTCACTTACATTATCGACCGCAACATCAATTATACCAATGTCTGTACCGCAGACTGTAAATTCTGTGCCTTCTACCGCCGTCCGGGTGATCAGGAAGGGTATACACTCGACAAGGCCACCATCGGGGCAAAAATTCAGGAAACCATTGATCTTGGCGGAACCCGGATTCTGTTGCAGGGTGGTCATAACCCCGAATTGAAAATTGAATGGTACGAAGACTTGTTCGCCTGGATAAAACGGGAATACCCGATCATACTCCATGCCCTCAGCCCCAGTGAAATTATCACCATTTCAAAAGTATCACGGATTACGGTGGCAGAGGTCATCGGCAGACTGAAGGCAGCAGGACTTGATTCAATTCCGGGCGGGGGAGCAGAAATTCTCAACGATCGTGTCCGTGCCATCATAGCACCCGGAAAAACCGCCACCAAAGAATGGCTGGATGTGATGGAAGAAGCGCACCGTCAGGGATTGAAATCAACCGCCACCATGATGTTCGGGCATGTGGAAACCGAAGCCGAGCGGTTAGAACACATGATTCACATCAGGGACCTTCAGGACCGGACCGGCGGTTTCTATAACTTCATTCCGTGGACGTTTCACCGCGGAAATACCGAGCTTGACTTCGTTCTGCATCCTGAAAAGGAAAAAACATCGGCTTACGATTACCTGAAAACACTCGCTATCAGCCGGATCATGGTGGATAACATTCCCATGGTACAATCCTCCTGGGTCACACAGGGAATGAAAATTGCTCAGATTTCCCTGCGTTTCGGTGCCGATGATTTCGGAAGTCTGATGATTGAAGAAAATGTGGTCAGTGCCACCGGTCTTAAGAATCAGATGACTCTTAAAAAGATGACCAAGGCAATCCGGGATGCCGGATTTACCCCTGTCCAACGAAACTGGTAACCAAACTGTTTAAATGCCGCCCCCTCTGTGGGGCGGTTTCGTTTCTGTGAAAAACCGGCCTGATTCCCGATGATCCGGATTCTCTCTTCCCGACCGCCTTTCGTCAGATTCTGTCTGATCTGGTTAATTTTTCCCGCAGGGGGACTGTTCACGCTTTTTCTGGTATTCAATGCCGTGTTTCCCCTTCCTCCCCTCTCTCCCTACTCTCCGGTCGTTATCGATCGTACAGGGGCGATACAGCATGTCGCCTTATCGGCAGATGAAAAATGGAGAATCCGCACCGACTGGTCGAAAACCAATCCGGATCTGATCAGAACCATTATTGATAAAGAAGACCGCTGGTTCTGGATCCACCCGGGGATCAATCCCTTTTCGATCATTCGGGCCTTGGCTGGCAATCTTCGGGACGGATATGTTTCTTCGGGCGCTTCGACCATCACCATGCAACTGGCACGGCTGACTGAACCACGCTCACGGACGCTTTCATCAAAGCTGATTGAATGCTTCAGAGCCCTGCAGCTGGAATGGACGTATTCAAAAACCGGAATCCTTCATGCCTACCTGGATCGGCTGCCATACGGAGGAAACATTGAAGGTGCGGGGACCGCTTCATGGTACTATTTCCAGAAACCGGTCGAAACCCTCAGCCCGGCCCAATTCATTACCCTGACCATTATTCCAAACCGTCCCCGTTTGTACCGTCCCCACGAATCGAACAAAGTCCTTCTGGCCCGACGGAATGAATGGCTTCAGAAACTGACCGAAAACGGAAACTGGGGAGAGTTAAGCACGGATGATGCTTCTGCTGAACCTTTGACCTTTACACCAAAATCGTTTCCCCGCGGCATTCCTCATCTTTCCCGGTTCCTGGTTGCCAAAGCGTCCGGCAATGCCAACATACAATCCACCATTGACCCGTCGGTTCAGCAGAAAACGGAACAGCTGATCTATTCACATGCCAGCCGCAACCGATTTACTGGTATTAACAGCATGGCTGCCATTGTCATTGATAATCAACGCTCTGAGGTCCTTGCCTGGGTGGGATCCCCCGACTTTTCAGAAGAACAATTCAGCGGTCAGGTCGATGGTATTTTAGCCATCCGGTCACCCGGCAGCTCACTGAAACCGTTTGTCTATGCCCGTGCGATCGATGCAGGTCTTGTGACGCCTTTGATGATGATTAATGACCT from Bacteroidota bacterium harbors:
- a CDS encoding DUF3127 domain-containing protein, with amino-acid sequence MTITLQGKIVEIYTTHQVNEKFRKREFVIEHIENSQFPEYLKLEFNHDKCQILDHYKVGDYVEVNINLKGRAVTNQQGIKTYYNTLQAWKILRVDESTHEPIQTAATPGKQNRSSFDIRDQITNSLDEEDEA
- a CDS encoding DUF4296 domain-containing protein translates to MMISRLTLLFSFLILTGWLFAACSHSTEDRLPVQREKLTDILFDLQLAEGRSLARLERDTVQTDLKALVLTHHGVSKELMDSALFLLSTDPALFREIQQEIQERLSRVDRSLNQSAN
- a CDS encoding ATP-dependent DNA helicase RecQ gives rise to the protein MNDPLTEHLREVYRLPSFRSLQRQVIDRLYSDRYVAAFLPTGMGKTLLYQVPTTFYRLKTVVISPLIALISDQLRRCSELNIPSWSMHGLQSADENKSALNCFLTSDWGVLFLSPERWISGVGEAVASQIPSLLLVLDEVHCMSTWGKSFRSSYLKLVYPFQRFPESRFLALSATPAPDLVDLIAAQFGLEKLEVLTGDLYRTNLSYQLREVPSKVQFLVQTLQARPGSSIIYTRSRRQTEQLGQVLNQAGVATACYHAGMPADLRRQSGNRFLSNETPVMVATSAFGMGVDKPDIRLIIHLDVPVLTEDYLQESGRGGRDGKTCWAAMFLEPADVADAEAGIHDLRKMIHEGGRWPPHPRSITARRIVADMIRRNPWSVPVAGKIQNRVLVQIPEEIFYLTFPDEKDNLLIDRMLHMVGGQLTRQPTGVDLERLSKDCQMTLQQALQCLGRLKPMGVMVCDDSHEALLTIPEGPGERQNFGEWATAFFRAELQRLLFWNLYLTGKGCRMAALVSHLTGTGKAFRCGLCDACRSGPSRSFTLNEFDQVAKCLKKQESILFSDLEATVGAMWIRSDVSEPVSGYHLRKIIDWSYRQGLLSIDRRGMDHEISWRTD
- a CDS encoding UbiA family prenyltransferase codes for the protein MQWAQQVKTYGSLIKFSHSVFALPFALISVVFASWEWTGSETLLSRILWIVVAMVSARSAAMGFNRLVDAPIDKENPRTAGREIPAGLISRQAVAVLILISSLLFIFSAWQLNPLCFYLSPVALLIIFLYSFTKRFTWLAHLILGMGIGLAPVGAWLAITGSFGLVSIVLGLAVMVWIAGFDIIYSCQDMHFDRSAGLFSIPARFGPDQALILAKFLHVLMVLLLLVAGLLSPAGPIYYLGVVVVGLLLVIEHRLVNPGDFSKIHMAFFQINSAIALVLMAFVLVDRFVS
- a CDS encoding response regulator, with the translated sequence MSKRPKVVVVDDDFYLLDALNIQLNCEDYDVITLENGLKAYETVKAEQPDCVVLDVMMPGKTGIEVARELKADETTRMIPVILLTAKSELDDKLAGFDSGIEDYITKPFDFRELNARIRSQIRLYASIKEAHENRYAQKAKLLSDHELKLISWDSSVHTILFSNTKILQDKKCLDIFKCHGRDCPMRVNEKQEDSQELSVNLTGYNPVKILKECRTNSISGNEITITDHRTTREIIDQLVSLNEKLLKDATQGQTLPQENVRFLTNLNHELKGPLSVIIGYADMINQNRTDEDKNRKYLEIIDKSARHIMSMLMEMIELSRPGSDQGGLHRELVSFSDLVETVLAILEFNIEQRQVKVNATFDNRIDLIKVDPNRFKQLLLNLFSNAVKYNKVGGTVNLTSQITDTDFIVRISDTGIGIPAENIPIITADFGKAGKPIASRGSMGYGVKLAKVIADLHGGNLAMESELGIGTTVTITIPKEQVLS
- a CDS encoding GAF domain-containing sensor histidine kinase gives rise to the protein MALAPQESNRTGLTQEILGGINQLLVSEVSLAEGQSAICQFFGNDLGCTLVLLYEYNKAAENLTLVSHFNLTPRLLKSVSMFYTHRNEGGVLNSCLISRDILVSQNVEEAPICLEFMEEIATKQLHQAIIFPLGSGTDPQFLLACFYDSNLPAMFRNPAAADYLKTQLSVQISRLQLKERVDILEKQVNVDRKIISQKSTDIQKKGEQLGNIDTKLRRVVEVMLSRYTDQQTMMLNIFKVVSDLLNIETIGMGRSSGDFLVLEYIYDRENILVPGDQFPSLDQLKVTVKGSDQKQNMDMKNPFTMRKYVNHPVYQHLGFSTFFSTPIIIRHEPYGVLFAASKQVMTISTFEEDMLYFLAHKISFEIEKRQMEEQIFMHSQDLERTNQELQTINLLGQAITSVLEQESLLKTILRSLVEATKCEDASLFLYDDETDELVIKMVASEEHKSIEGFRMPSTKGIAGWVFSNKKSQIVNNTKKDERHDKSVDDMLKHVTESILCAPLVSPDAAGIGVVQLINKISKEGYNERDRAYLEMLTPFISIALKNARLYTLEQETTRKAQQAQALKSEFLSNMSHELRTPLTSIIAYTDILLRDYETFNDRQKKSVDRIKMSSKHLLNLINDILDLSKIEAGMMTIHKTEVDLQSIIQAASSTFELQSQQKGIQLQVLPPKDRVILMTDEIRVKQILINLISNALKFTEEGGIFISFESRGDFIYISVKDTGTGIPEEAKDIIFESFRQVDGSASRKAGGTGLGLSISQKLATLLGGKLELESEVGVGSTFTLVLPYERGFL
- a CDS encoding GGDEF domain-containing protein, giving the protein MDEFKQVRLRNQVPPLLGLIDLAVRFQSLNKEITGYAQDSIWYINKYLPEITDLAVYFPDSRTGRLELTIDAIKNRRLAGTRLFRVQEGMPWDVYLSGFSQMIPDLSAEPDFQAGDSPGSATGSYFCIPVEQSNLKRVGVIALYSKEVQFFDEHTCIILGKLSTLLGIGLETYYSLKEAIEKSFRDELTGAYNRRFFNEQYDHEVYRHKRYKSPFSVLMLDIDHFKKLNDTYGHAIGDVVLRHVSRTINENIRKSDLMSRYGGEEFIVFLPDTSRSNARLVAEKIRAGIEKLTDSGIQELVILENKVTVSIGIGSYPEHAEDKQELIEAADRNLYRAKHNGRNQVIDQ
- the mqnC gene encoding dehypoxanthine futalosine cyclase — encoded protein: MDRAFGTETTIDDSIILSHAWDKIQKGERFSFEEGLDLFSVRDLTPLGILADKVRRLKNPTGSVTYIIDRNINYTNVCTADCKFCAFYRRPGDQEGYTLDKATIGAKIQETIDLGGTRILLQGGHNPELKIEWYEDLFAWIKREYPIILHALSPSEIITISKVSRITVAEVIGRLKAAGLDSIPGGGAEILNDRVRAIIAPGKTATKEWLDVMEEAHRQGLKSTATMMFGHVETEAERLEHMIHIRDLQDRTGGFYNFIPWTFHRGNTELDFVLHPEKEKTSAYDYLKTLAISRIMVDNIPMVQSSWVTQGMKIAQISLRFGADDFGSLMIEENVVSATGLKNQMTLKKMTKAIRDAGFTPVQRNW